One region of Zingiber officinale cultivar Zhangliang chromosome 7B, Zo_v1.1, whole genome shotgun sequence genomic DNA includes:
- the LOC122006123 gene encoding probable receptor-like serine/threonine-protein kinase At4g34500, with product MGADADPSGGFLASTTPLLGLPLYALLTISAAALVFALLFFSLRRCSRSRANRRFAPLIPTSTKEIGEITPVRNAKGEEEAKKVVAVVKPSEGSSSSSSASSSVSMEKEKKMENIGWGRWYTLAELEAATAGFNSENVIGEGGYGIVYRGVLPDLSIVAVKNLLNNKGQAEKEFKVEVEAIGKVRHKNLVGLIGYCAEGAKRMLVYEYIDNGTLEQWLHGDVGPISPLTWDIRMKIAIGTAKGIAYLHEGLEPKVVHRDIKSSNILLNKQWYPKVSDFGLAKVLGSGSSYVTTRVMGTFGYVAPEYACTGMLNESSDVYSFGVLLMEIISGRSPVDYNRPVGEVNMVEWFKRTVQRKHDEEVLDPSIEVKPSTRALKRVLLICLRCIDMDAQKRPKMGQIIHMLEGDEFPFRIEHRSAREEALSSCMSAKVTPPANSERSMW from the exons ATGGGCGCAGACGCGGATCCCTCCGGCGGATTCCTTGCCTCCACTACGCCGCTGCTCGGCCTCCCCCTCTACGCTCTCCTCACCATATCCGCAGCCGCCCTCGTCTttgctctcctcttcttctccctccGACGCTGCAGCCGCTCCCGCGCCAACCGCCGCTTCGCTCCCCTCATTCCCACCTCCACCAAGGAGATCGGGGAGATCACTCCAGTTAGAAATGCTAAGGGCGAGGAAGAGGCCAAGAAGGTGGTTGCCGTCGTGAAGCCGTCTGAAGGTTCGTCTTCTTCGTCCTCTGCCTCCTCGTCGGTGTCaatggagaaggagaagaagatggagaaCATAGGATGGGGGCGGTGGTACacgctggccgagctggaggcgGCAACCGCGGGGTTCAACTCCGAGAATGTGATTGGAGAGGGGGGTTATGGCATTGTTTACCGTGGTGTTTTGCCGGATCTCTCCATTGTCGCCGTCAAAAATCTCCTAAACAACAA GGGGCAAGCAGAAAAAGAGTTCAAGGTGGAAGTTGAAGCCATTGGAAAAGTAAGGCATAAGAACCTCGTTGGACTCATTGGATATTGTGCTGAAGGTGCTAAAAG GATGCTTGTCTATGAATATATTGACAATGGCACTTTGGAGCAGTGGTTACATGGTGATGTTGGACCAATTAGTCCACTAACCTGGGATATCAGAATGAAAATTGCCATTGGAACAGCAAAAGG CATAGCTTACTTGCATGAAGGGTTGGAGCCTAAAGTTGTGCATCGAGATATCAAATCAAGTAACATTCTTCTAAACAAGCAATGGTATCCGAAAGTGTCAGACTTTGGATTGGCGAAGGTCTTGGGCTCTGGTTCAAGCTATGTAACCACCCGAGTAATGGGAACATTTGG CTATGTCGCTCCTGAATATGCATGCACTGGTATGCTTAACGAGAGCAGTGATGTATACAGTTTTGGTGTTCTCTTAATGGAAATAATCTCTGGAAGAAGTCCAGTAGATTACAACAGACCAGTAGGAGAG GTAAACATGGTTGAATGGTTTAAGCGTACTGTACAAAGAAAGCATGACGAGGAAGTGCTTGATCCATCAATTGAGGTTAAGCCATCAACAAGAGCCTTGAAGAGAGTATTGTTGATTTGCCTTCGCTGTATAGACATGGACGCTCAAAAGCGTCCCAAGATGGGGCAAATCATACACATGCTTGAAGGAGATGAATTCCCCTTTCGCATA GAACACCGGTCAGCAAGAGAGGAGGCTTTAAGTTCATGCATGTCAGCCAAGGTGACACCACCTGCTAATTCTGAAAGGTCAATGTGGTGA